In the Juglans microcarpa x Juglans regia isolate MS1-56 chromosome 6D, Jm3101_v1.0, whole genome shotgun sequence genome, one interval contains:
- the LOC121235067 gene encoding ycf49-like protein isoform X2 — protein sequence MLSPCPPGPYTCPVWSNAMALVWQYGEQSGYESWKGLAWGMVPLLGGAFCACTWHFFYNSESLEVLVALQAALTVIGNATMCIAAFRIYKASEESSKNL from the exons ATGCTCTCTCCCTGCCCACCTGGGCCATACACGTGTCCAGTGTGGTCGAATG CGATGGCTTTGGTGTGGCAATACGGGGAACAATCAGGGTATGAATCTTGGAAAGGACTCGCCTGGGGGATG GTACCGTTGCTTGGTGGAGCATTTTGCGCATGCACATGGCATTTCTTTTATAACTCCGAATCTCTTGAG GTATTGGTAGCTCTTCAAGCAGCATTAACAGTTATAGGTAATGCCACAATGTGCATTGCTGCATTCCGTATATACAAAGCATCAGAAGAGAGCTCCAAGAATCTCTGA
- the LOC121234779 gene encoding probable sodium/metabolite cotransporter BASS5, chloroplastic, with translation MNLSSNKQLQTGRLHLSEFHSRNLFDIRKFRVPILPGKRSPLSLPTLSFSRPLGFPSLPDPKLPRTDRSLRFLVSRCVSEKLSDPFEQGPGLNDASAPGQVPKQKDTSILKILKESNSLLPHVVLASTLLALVYPPSFTWFTTRYYAPALGFLMFAVGVNSRENDFLEAFKRPAAIFAGYVGQFVMKPLLGYFFGAISVTLLGLPPSIGAGIMLVSCVSGAQLSNYATFLTDPVMAPLSIIMTSLSTATAVFITPMLSLLLIGKRLPVDVKGMMSSIMQIVVAPIAAGLLLNRFFPVICGAIRPFLPPLSVLVTALCVGAPLALNIESVLSPFGVTILFVVIAFHLSAFIAGYVFTGLVFHKATDVKALQRTLSYETGMQSSLLALALANRFFQDPLVGVPPAISTVIMSLMGFSLVLLWTKRKQ, from the exons ATGAATTTGAGTAGCAATAAGCAACTGCAGACCGGCCGTCTACATCTTTCTGAGTTCCACTCGCGAAATCTCTTCGACATACGGAAATTTCGCGTCCCAATTTTGCCGGGAAAGCGCTCGCCACTCTCGTTGccaactctctctttctcgcgGCCTCTGGGGTTCCCATCTCTCCCTGACCCGAAACTTCCCC GGACAGATCGGAGCTTAAGGTTTTTGGTCAGCAGGTGTGTATCCGAGAAGTTATCGGATCCTTTTGAGCAGGGTCCGGGTCTAAATGATGCATCCGCACCAGGTCAG GTGCCTAAACAAAAGGACACTTCTATTCTGAAAATCTTGAAGGAATCAAATTCCCTTTTGCCTCATGTAGTCCTTGCTAGCACGCTGTTGGCTCTTGTGTATCCACCTTCTTTTACATGGTTTACCACCAG GTACTATGCACCTGCATTGGGGTTTTTAATGTTTGCAGTTGGGGTTAATTCCAGAGAAAATGATTTCCTTGAAGCATTCAAGAGACCAGCAGCTATTTTTGCTGGTTATGTTGGCCAATTTGTAATGAAACCTCTTCTTGGATATTTTTTTGGGGCAATCTCAGTTACACTCTTGGGTCTACCACCTTCTATAG GTGCTGGGATTATGTTGGTATCTTGTGTTAGTGGggctcaactctcaaattatgcTACTTTCCTCACAGACCCAGTAATGGCCCCTCTTAGCAttattatgacatcattatctaCTGCTACTGCAGTATTTATCACACCAATGTTGTCGCTCTTGCTCATTGGAAAGAGACTGCCGGTTGATGTGAAAGGAATGATGTCTAGCATTATGCAGATTGTAGTTGCACCAATTGCTGCTGGCTTGTTATTGAATCG GTTCTTTCCCGTAATCTGTGGTGCAATTCGGCCATTTTTGCCTCCGCTGTCCGTCTTAGTAACAGCTCTCTGTGTTGGAGCACCACTTGCCCTTAACATCGAGTCTGTTTTATCTCCTTTTGGAGTGACCATTTTGTTTGTCGTCATTGCATTTCATTTGTCAGCGTTTATAGCTGGTTATGTCTTTACTGGTCTAGTATTCCATAAAGCTACTGATGTGAAAGCTCTGCAAAGAACACTATCATATGAGACAG GAATGCAAAGCAGTCTTCTTGCCCTTGCACTTGCCAATAGGTTCTTTCAAGATCCACTCGTGGGTGTGCCTCCAGCAATCTCG ACGGTAATAATGTCTTTGATGGGCTTCTCTCTAGTGCTGCTTTGGACTAAGAGGAAACAATAA
- the LOC121235067 gene encoding ycf49-like protein isoform X1: MAIATLFFLPNSPFSHKPIKAISFSTPKSQIHEPFQTQVQTRTENPASYVTIHNPKAVVALFGAGLTLSLIGPASAAELPLLGSTLQFVEPANALSLPTWAIHVSSVVEWITAMALVWQYGEQSGYESWKGLAWGMVPLLGGAFCACTWHFFYNSESLEVLVALQAALTVIGNATMCIAAFRIYKASEESSKNL, encoded by the exons ATGGCCATCGCTACCTTATTCTTCCTTCCAAATTCTCCCTTTAGTCATAAACCCATAAAAGCAATTTCCTTTTCCACTCCAAAGTCCCAAATACACGAACCATTTCAAACGCAAGTCCAGACCCGCACAGAGAATCCCGCCAGTTATGTTACCATCCACAATCCGAAGGCCGTGGTGGCTCTATTCGGAGCGGGTCTGACTCTGAGCTTAATTGGACCCGCCTCAGCGGCGGAGCTACCGTTGCTGGGTTCCACACTGCAATTTGTTGAGCCCGCCAATGCTCTCTCCCTGCCCACCTGGGCCATACACGTGTCCAGTGTGGTCGAATG gATTACAGCGATGGCTTTGGTGTGGCAATACGGGGAACAATCAGGGTATGAATCTTGGAAAGGACTCGCCTGGGGGATG GTACCGTTGCTTGGTGGAGCATTTTGCGCATGCACATGGCATTTCTTTTATAACTCCGAATCTCTTGAG GTATTGGTAGCTCTTCAAGCAGCATTAACAGTTATAGGTAATGCCACAATGTGCATTGCTGCATTCCGTATATACAAAGCATCAGAAGAGAGCTCCAAGAATCTCTGA